CTGCCGCCAGAGGAGCTGGCCACCGTTGACATTACCCTCAACCGCAAGGCGGACGGCAGCGAGTTCCTCGATTTGGATTGGTCGCGGGAGCTGACGGCGCGGTACATCCCCAGCGCTAAAATTAGCGCCGAGCTGCTCGCCAGACTGCCCGCGGTCTGCGGGGTTACCTTCGTAAAGAAATCCTATTTCAAACTGGGACTGGTGGTGGCCCATGAAGGGATGATTATTGATCGCCAGGACCTCATCCACGCCGGGCTAGCGGCTGGCGAAACCGAGCGTACCGACTTTCTGAAGTACTACTTCGCTGAGCAGGGCCCACTCTTCGACGGTATCATGGTATTTGCGTTTGTGCCGCTTGCCGAGCAGGCGGGGTAGCCCCCAACCCCTCTAGCCCACCCGTTTTGGCAGGTGCGGTCCGGCATCGAAAGTATTCGGGCACCGCTGAATGAATGGGATCACCCCGTGGGCTCGTAATCCTCGAACAGCTGCACCACCGCCGGCGAGGTGGCCATCGCGGCGATGGCGGGCATCAGCTTGGGGGCGACGACCTGGGAGGCGGCATCGGCATCTTCCTTGGCGGCCCACTCGATGATGAGACCAAAGTCATCGCCGCCTTCCTCCATGATCAGCCTAACTGCTTGGCAGCCGTGCTGCGCCCTGATTAAGGGGATAATCATGTCGGCCAATTCCTTCGCGGCGGGCCGGTTCCCTGGTTCCAGAGTAAATCTTACCAGTCGAGTAAACATGGCCTAAGCCTCCTTTAGTGTAACTGCGGAAGTTCCGATCTTCAGGCCGCTATTTGCCAGCCATCCGGCGCCGGAGGACGACTTTTCCCGGTACACAAACCTGCTGGCGCTCTATAGGTCGAGCCGGTAGCTTGTGGGCACCGGTCACTGGCTGGATTTCGGAACTGGATCAAGGGGCCAATAAATCCAGTTCTCCGGGCTGGGTTCGAGCGCGGCCCTAGGAGCCGCCCACGGGGTCCGTCAGAGCCGATTCAGGTTGGCGTACCTGGCCACCAGTTTTTTTCTGTGGCCGCCGCTAAACTCGACGGTGAGCTTGAGGTTATCGCCCACCCCCTCGCGTTCGGCAATTTTGCCCTTGCCGAATAGCTTGTGCTCCACCCACGTGCCAACGACAAAATCGTCCAGGATCGACTCGATGGACGGTTGCCGGGCTGGGTGCAATGGTATTCCTGGCCGACTTCTCCCCGCCGCTCCCGGAGCCCCCAGCGTGCGCGGCTGGCCCCCCTGCTCGCTGTGCCAGGTGACAAGCTCCTGCGGCAACTCGCGGACGAAACGGCTCAGTGTGCCGTTCACTTCGCTACTGCCCCACCGCCGCCGCTGGAGTGCGTAGCTCAGGTAGACCTTGTCCATCGCGCGGGTCAGGCCCACGTAGAACAGCCTGCGCTCCTCCTCCTCATCCACATCGCGTTCATCCGACCGCTGCAAAGGGAACAGACCTTCTTCCAGGCCCGTCAGAAACACGACCGGAAACTCCAGCCCTTTCGCACTGTGCAGGGTCATCAGGGTGACCGCGTTGGCGTCATCGTTCCAGCGGTCAATGTCGGTGAGCAACGCGACCTCTTCCAGGAAATCCCGGAGAGTTGCGGCGCCATTTTCCGCCTGATACTGATCGATGCTTCGTACCAGCTCCTGAATATTGTCCAGCCGTTCGCCGGCGTCCATACCTTCCTGCTCGCGGTAGTGTCGGATGATGCCGACTTCCTCAATAAATGCTGCCACCGTTTCTCCCATTCCGAAGGATTCGCCCCCCTCATTGTCTGGCCGCGCATACTCGCGGGAAACGGGTTGGCCGTTGCTTTTTCCCTGCTCCGCTGGCGAGCCGGCAAGTGCCTGGTACTTCTCAATAAACGCCTTGAAGGCTTTCATGGCTTGGGCCTGCTTCAGCTGCACGCCCGCTTCTAGGCCGCAGTCCAAAGCTTCAAATAGCGCCAGCCCTTTCTCCCGCGCATAGACCCGTAGCCGGTTCATGGAGGTCTCTCCTATGGCCCTGGGCGGAAAGTTGATGATCCGCTCCAGACTCACCGAGTCCGATGAATTGACCAGGATCCGCAAATAGGCCATGACGTCCTTGACTTCCTTGCGATCGTAGAATTTCACCCCGCCCACGATGATGTAAGCCATGGTCCGGCGTCGCAATGCGTCTTCAATTGCTCGGCTTTGGGCGTTGGTCCGGTACAGAATGACCATGTCCCTGAAGCGCCGTTTTTCAACCAGCACCTCATGCTGGATGCGCTGATAAATAATATCTGCCTCGGCCCGCTCATCGGCAGCGGCGAAGATCTGGATGCGTTCGCCCCCCTCACGGTTCGTCCACAGTTTCTTGGCAACCCGAGCCTTATTCCGCTCCACGATGGCGCTGGCTGCAGTCAGAATGACCGAGGTGGACCGGTAATTTTGTTCCAGTTTGAAGACTTTGGCGTCCTTAAATACCTCGGAAAAATTGAGAATATTCGTGATGTCGGCGCCACGCCATGTGTAGATAGATTGATCATCATCGCCCACAACACAAATCCGTCGGTGATCCTGCGCCAGCCGGCGAATAAACTCAAACTGTGGCCGGTTTGTATCCTGATACTCGTCCACAAGTATGTAATGAAATAGTTTGCGGTATCGGTTCAGTACTTCGGGATGCTCATCGAACAATGTGAGAGGCAACAAGAGCAGGTCATCAAAGTCCAGCGCTTGATTGTTCTTCAGCGCAAGCTGATATCCCCGGTAGACATTGACCAGAATGTCAGCTTCAGTGCCGTTGGTCTGGGCGGCCAGCTGCTCCGGCGAAAGCATGTGGCTTTTAGCCCAACTGATGCGCTGGTCAAAGGCATTGGGAGGGTAGAGGGCCAAGTCGTACTCGTTTTGCTCCAAGACCATCTTTAACAACCGTAGCTGATCGTCACGGTCATAAATCACGAAGTCCCGCGTGTAGTCGAGCCGGTGGATTTCTTTTCGCAGAATACGTGCGCAGGTGGCATGAAATGTCCCGATGTTGACGCCCGCTCCGCCGTTTGGATGTAGGGCGCCTCTCGGAGCGGGTCCCCTGCCGCGCACCAGCCCCGATTCGCGGAGCAACGCTTCCACCCGGCTGGCCATTTCGCTAGCCGCCTTGTTGGTAAACGTGACCGCCAAGATCTGGCTGGGTGAGAGCCCGACTTCTCCGATGAGGTAGGCGATCTTGTGGGTGAGAACGCGGGTCTTGCCGCTGCCCGCGCCGGCGAAGATTAGCACCGGCGAATCAACGTACTGCACGGCATCAGCCTGTACAGAGTTAAGCTCGCTCAGGTTCATCCTCAGAACACCTGCAACGCCGGGAGTTCAAGGCCACTCGTAGGCATGCTAATCGGATTGGCGAATCTCATTCACCGCCTGGTTGTGTTCAAGCAAGGTATGCGTGAAGACATGCCGTCCCTCATCAGTGGCGACAAAATAG
This DNA window, taken from Candidatus Neomarinimicrobiota bacterium, encodes the following:
- a CDS encoding UvrD-helicase domain-containing protein translates to MNLSELNSVQADAVQYVDSPVLIFAGAGSGKTRVLTHKIAYLIGEVGLSPSQILAVTFTNKAASEMASRVEALLRESGLVRGRGPAPRGALHPNGGAGVNIGTFHATCARILRKEIHRLDYTRDFVIYDRDDQLRLLKMVLEQNEYDLALYPPNAFDQRISWAKSHMLSPEQLAAQTNGTEADILVNVYRGYQLALKNNQALDFDDLLLLPLTLFDEHPEVLNRYRKLFHYILVDEYQDTNRPQFEFIRRLAQDHRRICVVGDDDQSIYTWRGADITNILNFSEVFKDAKVFKLEQNYRSTSVILTAASAIVERNKARVAKKLWTNREGGERIQIFAAADERAEADIIYQRIQHEVLVEKRRFRDMVILYRTNAQSRAIEDALRRRTMAYIIVGGVKFYDRKEVKDVMAYLRILVNSSDSVSLERIINFPPRAIGETSMNRLRVYAREKGLALFEALDCGLEAGVQLKQAQAMKAFKAFIEKYQALAGSPAEQGKSNGQPVSREYARPDNEGGESFGMGETVAAFIEEVGIIRHYREQEGMDAGERLDNIQELVRSIDQYQAENGAATLRDFLEEVALLTDIDRWNDDANAVTLMTLHSAKGLEFPVVFLTGLEEGLFPLQRSDERDVDEEEERRLFYVGLTRAMDKVYLSYALQRRRWGSSEVNGTLSRFVRELPQELVTWHSEQGGQPRTLGAPGAAGRSRPGIPLHPARQPSIESILDDFVVGTWVEHKLFGKGKIAEREGVGDNLKLTVEFSGGHRKKLVARYANLNRL